In Salana multivorans, a single genomic region encodes these proteins:
- a CDS encoding ABC transporter ATP-binding protein: MPTPVITASSLTKRYGDFTAVDGIDFEVTAGEAFGLLGPNGAGKSTTMRMISAVSRRTSGELSVLGLDPEDYGPEIRSQLGVVPQEDNLDTELTARDNLVIYGRFFGLPRAVCRQRADELLAFAQLEEKAGAKADDLSGGMKRRLTIARGLMNTPQIFMLDEPTTGLDPQARHVLWDRLFRLKEQGTTLVITTHYMDEAEQLCDRLIVVDHGTIMAEGSPAELIRRYSSREVLEVRFGSDRNAAVADDVAAIGALAERVEVLPDRLLVYTADGESALERVIERGLRPTTSLVRRSSLEDVFLRLTGRSLVE; this comes from the coding sequence GTGCCGACCCCCGTGATCACCGCCAGCTCCCTGACGAAGCGCTACGGCGACTTCACGGCCGTCGATGGCATCGACTTCGAGGTCACCGCTGGCGAGGCCTTCGGCCTGCTCGGCCCCAACGGCGCGGGCAAGTCGACGACCATGCGGATGATCAGCGCGGTCTCCCGGCGCACGAGCGGTGAGCTCAGCGTCCTCGGGCTCGACCCCGAGGACTACGGACCCGAGATCCGCTCGCAGCTCGGCGTCGTGCCGCAGGAGGACAACCTCGACACCGAGCTGACCGCGCGCGACAACCTCGTCATCTACGGCCGCTTCTTCGGGCTGCCCCGGGCCGTGTGTCGCCAGCGGGCCGACGAGCTGCTCGCGTTCGCGCAGCTCGAGGAGAAGGCCGGCGCCAAGGCCGACGACCTGTCCGGCGGCATGAAGCGCCGCCTCACGATCGCCCGCGGTCTCATGAACACCCCGCAGATCTTCATGCTCGACGAGCCGACGACGGGCCTCGACCCGCAGGCGCGGCACGTGCTGTGGGACCGCCTGTTCCGGCTCAAGGAGCAGGGGACGACGCTCGTCATCACGACGCACTACATGGACGAGGCCGAGCAGCTCTGCGACCGCCTCATCGTCGTCGACCACGGCACGATCATGGCCGAGGGGTCGCCCGCCGAGCTGATCCGCCGCTACTCCTCGCGCGAGGTGCTCGAGGTCCGGTTCGGCTCCGACCGCAACGCCGCCGTCGCCGACGACGTGGCGGCGATCGGGGCGCTCGCCGAGCGCGTCGAGGTGCTGCCCGACCGCCTGCTCGTCTACACGGCCGACGGCGAGAGCGCGCTGGAGCGCGTCATCGAGCGCGGGCTGCGTCCGACGACGTCGCTCGTGCGCCGCTCCAGCCTCGAGGACGTGTTCCTGCGCCTGACGGGGAGGTCCCTCGTTGAGTGA
- a CDS encoding DUF4921 family protein gives MAQPLVRLSDGTVLQVGPLTGTQVWTIPGRSHRPLPREVRAGRELEPGEENRLCQFCPDRYLETTPEKTRLVVDDHRPDGAAPSAGARIERHRLASSLHDDEAAVRRFGNLFEIVSTASWRVNHGFIPPADVVAWAADYLADPVGRGHVIGLLAYREASGGPVAPVAGDERALLEATVDLLAGSHDVVVPRRHVVAGATTSDQLASSGSMTPDEHADFIRCTIDALADLYRSQPAARYVAVFQNWLAPAGASVEHLHKQLVAIDSYGPQVQREASLALADPELYQHAVLDLARREGLIVAANDHAVAIAGIGHRYPSIELYSTSPRHRPWAQTPEEVRGMSDLLHAMHAATGTAVPTNEEWHHRPPDVQAPMPWRIVLKWRLHVPAGFEGGTKIYVNTIDPWTVRERVVAALHELREAGTIAPLRIAEEVRGRDVRLPVVTDG, from the coding sequence ATGGCCCAACCACTCGTCCGCCTCTCCGACGGCACCGTTCTCCAGGTTGGCCCCCTCACCGGAACCCAGGTCTGGACCATCCCCGGCCGCTCCCACCGCCCCCTGCCCCGCGAGGTGCGGGCCGGGCGCGAGCTGGAGCCCGGCGAGGAGAACCGGCTCTGCCAGTTCTGCCCCGACCGCTACCTGGAGACCACGCCCGAGAAGACCCGGCTCGTCGTCGACGACCACCGTCCCGACGGCGCCGCCCCCTCGGCCGGCGCCCGGATCGAGCGTCACCGGCTCGCCTCGTCCCTGCACGACGACGAGGCGGCCGTGCGCCGCTTCGGCAACCTCTTCGAGATCGTCTCCACGGCCTCGTGGCGGGTCAACCACGGGTTCATCCCGCCGGCCGACGTCGTCGCCTGGGCCGCCGACTACCTCGCCGACCCGGTCGGGCGCGGGCACGTGATCGGGCTGCTGGCCTACCGGGAGGCGTCCGGCGGACCGGTCGCGCCCGTCGCGGGCGACGAGCGCGCGCTGCTGGAGGCGACCGTCGACCTGCTCGCCGGGTCGCACGACGTCGTCGTCCCGCGACGCCACGTCGTGGCGGGGGCCACCACCTCGGACCAGCTCGCGTCGTCGGGATCGATGACGCCGGACGAGCACGCGGACTTCATCCGGTGCACGATCGACGCGCTCGCCGACCTGTACCGCAGCCAGCCGGCGGCACGGTACGTCGCCGTGTTCCAGAACTGGCTGGCGCCGGCCGGGGCCAGCGTCGAGCACCTGCACAAGCAGCTCGTCGCGATCGACTCCTACGGCCCGCAGGTGCAGCGCGAGGCCTCGCTCGCCCTGGCCGATCCCGAGCTGTACCAGCACGCCGTGCTCGACCTCGCGCGCCGGGAGGGGCTGATCGTCGCGGCGAACGACCACGCCGTCGCGATCGCGGGCATCGGGCACCGCTACCCGAGCATCGAGCTGTACTCGACGTCGCCGCGGCACCGGCCGTGGGCCCAGACGCCGGAGGAGGTGCGCGGCATGTCCGACCTGCTCCACGCCATGCACGCCGCGACGGGCACCGCGGTGCCGACGAACGAGGAGTGGCACCACCGCCCGCCGGACGTCCAGGCGCCGATGCCCTGGCGGATCGTGCTCAAGTGGCGCCTCCACGTGCCGGCCGGGTTCGAGGGCGGGACCAAGATCTACGTCAACACCATCGACCCGTGGACCGTCCGCGAGCGCGTGGTCGCGGCGCTGCACGAGCTGCGGGAGGCGGGGACGATCGCTCCGCTGCGGATCGCCGAGGAGGTCCGCGGCCGGGACGTGCGGCTGCCGGTCGTGACCGACGGCTGA
- a CDS encoding NAD-dependent epimerase/dehydratase family protein encodes MRIVVVGATGNIGTALLRAVTARHTVTSVDAVSRRGAGRLIVEGVPVRQHQLDLATPEGSSDRQAFAALAAGADAVVHLAWAHERSAARETEANALLSSAVLHGAVGAAQLVVVSCASVYAPSYGLAPRAEDWPTTGVPDSSVSADRVGLESMVERFAAAHPDVVASVVRPTITLQESAGAELVRRYVGPLLPRVGLGRSYPLLLWPEGLRLQVAHADDVAAALLAVIERRAPGPYNVASPQVLDGAAVAEALGATRLVEVPRNVAGGVHTAAWWAHAVRARPEWLGTLLAQPVLDCSRARDLLGVVPVWDGADVLRAAARGVAQRREGWTPPLSR; translated from the coding sequence ATGCGCATCGTCGTGGTGGGAGCCACCGGGAACATCGGGACCGCGCTGCTGCGCGCGGTCACCGCACGTCACACCGTCACGAGCGTCGACGCGGTCTCGCGCCGGGGCGCCGGGCGGCTGATCGTCGAGGGCGTCCCCGTGCGGCAGCACCAGCTCGACCTCGCGACGCCCGAGGGGTCGTCGGACCGGCAGGCGTTCGCCGCCCTCGCCGCCGGGGCCGACGCCGTCGTGCACCTCGCGTGGGCGCACGAGCGCTCGGCGGCACGGGAGACCGAGGCCAACGCCCTGCTCTCCTCGGCCGTGCTGCACGGCGCGGTCGGGGCGGCGCAGCTCGTGGTGGTCTCGTGCGCGAGCGTCTACGCCCCCTCCTACGGCCTCGCACCGCGCGCCGAGGACTGGCCGACCACGGGCGTGCCCGACTCCTCGGTCTCCGCCGACCGCGTCGGCCTCGAGTCGATGGTCGAGCGGTTCGCCGCGGCACACCCCGACGTCGTCGCCAGCGTCGTCCGCCCGACGATCACGCTCCAGGAGTCGGCCGGGGCCGAGCTCGTGCGCCGGTACGTCGGGCCGCTGCTGCCGCGCGTCGGGCTGGGACGGTCCTACCCGCTCCTGCTGTGGCCCGAGGGTCTGCGGCTGCAGGTCGCGCACGCGGACGACGTGGCCGCCGCCCTGCTCGCCGTGATCGAGCGCCGGGCACCCGGCCCGTACAACGTCGCGAGCCCGCAGGTGCTGGACGGCGCGGCGGTCGCCGAGGCGCTCGGGGCGACGCGGCTCGTCGAGGTCCCGCGGAACGTCGCCGGTGGCGTGCACACGGCCGCGTGGTGGGCGCACGCCGTCCGCGCTCGCCCGGAGTGGCTCGGGACCCTGCTCGCGCAGCCGGTGCTCGACTGCTCGCGAGCCCGCGACCTGCTCGGCGTCGTCCCCGTCTGGGACGGTGCCGACGTGCTGCGGGCCGCGGCCCGGGGCGTGGCCCAGCGCCGCGAGGGCTGGACGCCGCCGCTGTCCCGCTAG
- a CDS encoding family 20 glycosylhydrolase codes for MLPLVPAPRHLTRVADAPGAPVAGDVVVELDPAIGAECYELTTAADAVLVRAGDDAGMLRARATLAQLALAADDGRYPAVRIVDGPRFAYRGFMLDVARHFHPPRTICEILDLMAELKLNHLHLHLSDDQGWRLAIDGRPELTGIGASTQCQGGAGPDGGGYLTREDYRRIQDHAASLAITVVPEIDVPGHTNAVLVSYPELAVDGVTPVPYEGAEVGFSQLDAANEETYRFWTEVVSQLAADTDGPYLHLGGDEALEMTERDFLTFLERAFAIVAATGKTPVAWHEAGRSDAIPAGAVGQYWNFVRPRTASEDRFGIDHADCAGGFPRQGGRLILSPSDAVYLDHREAEGLPGVAWAAGPTPLRASYEWEPSAVLPDVPDDAILGVEAALWTEYLGTREELLELMLPRLAAVAELAWSPAPHTPRRIEDIAPRLAELGRDWQRRGLPFTRSTEVDW; via the coding sequence GTGCTGCCGCTCGTCCCAGCCCCCCGTCATCTCACGCGCGTCGCGGACGCCCCGGGTGCCCCCGTCGCCGGCGACGTCGTCGTCGAGCTCGACCCCGCCATCGGGGCCGAGTGCTACGAGCTCACCACCGCGGCGGACGCCGTCCTCGTCCGCGCGGGCGACGACGCGGGCATGCTCCGAGCCCGCGCCACGCTCGCGCAGCTCGCGCTCGCCGCGGACGACGGGCGCTACCCCGCCGTCCGGATCGTCGACGGACCCCGGTTCGCCTATCGCGGGTTCATGCTCGACGTCGCGCGGCACTTCCACCCGCCCCGGACGATCTGCGAGATCCTCGACCTCATGGCGGAGCTCAAGCTCAACCACCTCCACCTCCACCTCAGCGACGACCAGGGCTGGCGCCTGGCCATCGACGGTCGGCCGGAGCTCACGGGCATCGGCGCGTCGACGCAGTGCCAGGGCGGCGCCGGCCCGGACGGCGGCGGCTACCTCACGCGCGAGGACTACCGGCGGATCCAGGACCACGCGGCCTCGCTCGCGATCACGGTCGTTCCGGAGATCGACGTCCCCGGTCACACGAACGCCGTGCTCGTCTCCTACCCCGAGCTGGCCGTCGACGGGGTGACCCCGGTCCCGTACGAGGGCGCCGAGGTCGGGTTCTCCCAGCTCGACGCCGCCAACGAGGAGACCTACCGGTTCTGGACCGAGGTGGTGTCCCAGCTCGCGGCCGACACCGACGGGCCCTACCTCCACCTCGGCGGCGACGAGGCGCTCGAGATGACCGAGCGGGACTTCCTCACGTTCCTCGAGCGCGCGTTCGCGATCGTCGCGGCGACGGGCAAGACACCCGTCGCCTGGCACGAGGCGGGCCGCAGCGATGCCATCCCGGCCGGGGCCGTCGGCCAGTACTGGAACTTCGTCCGGCCGCGCACGGCGAGCGAGGACCGGTTCGGGATCGACCACGCCGACTGCGCCGGCGGGTTCCCGCGCCAGGGCGGCCGGCTCATCCTCTCGCCGTCCGACGCCGTGTACCTCGACCACCGCGAGGCCGAGGGGCTGCCGGGCGTGGCCTGGGCCGCCGGTCCGACGCCGCTGCGCGCGTCCTACGAGTGGGAGCCGTCCGCCGTCCTGCCCGACGTGCCCGACGACGCGATCCTCGGCGTCGAGGCCGCACTGTGGACGGAGTACCTCGGGACGCGGGAGGAGCTGCTCGAGCTCATGCTGCCCCGGCTGGCCGCCGTCGCCGAGCTGGCCTGGTCGCCGGCGCCGCACACGCCCCGCCGGATCGAGGACATCGCCCCGCGGCTGGCGGAGCTCGGGCGCGACTGGCAACGCCGCGGCCTGCCGTTCACGCGTTCGACCGAGGTCGACTGGTAG
- a CDS encoding cysteine desulfurase family protein, producing MTYLDHAATTAPLPEAVEAFAREAGRLGNPSSLHAAGRAARASLETSRERIAAALGAEPTEVVLTSGGCEADTLAVVGGFLAAREADPARDVVALSAIEHPAVRDAADGLASRHGARRRVLPVTGDGVLDLDALAGLLAAEADGLAVVSVMAANNETGVVQPVEDVVRLVREAAGTRVLVHSDAVQALASAPVDFAASDLDALSLSGHKLGAPVGIGALLAQRTTPLARVQHGGGQERGVRSGTVPVALAAALAVAVEHAVASRVAEGARLAALREELEAEVRARIPDVRVSGAAVPRLPGFTHLVLPGADVDALLFLLDAAGVQASAGSACEAGVTQPSEVMLAMGEDERTARSVLRLTLGRTTTRDDVAELLAVLPEAVERARVVGRGR from the coding sequence GTGACCTACCTCGACCACGCGGCGACGACCGCCCCGCTGCCGGAGGCGGTCGAGGCGTTCGCGCGCGAGGCGGGCCGCCTCGGCAACCCGAGCTCGCTGCACGCGGCCGGCCGCGCGGCGCGGGCCAGCCTCGAGACGTCGCGCGAGCGGATCGCGGCCGCGCTCGGGGCCGAGCCGACGGAGGTCGTCCTCACCTCGGGCGGCTGCGAGGCGGACACGCTCGCCGTCGTGGGCGGGTTCCTCGCGGCGCGCGAGGCGGACCCGGCGCGCGACGTCGTTGCCCTGTCCGCGATCGAGCACCCGGCGGTGCGCGACGCGGCGGACGGGCTGGCCTCCCGGCACGGCGCCCGCCGACGCGTCCTGCCCGTCACCGGCGACGGCGTGCTCGACCTCGACGCGCTCGCGGGCCTGCTGGCCGCCGAGGCGGACGGGCTCGCGGTCGTCAGCGTCATGGCGGCCAACAACGAGACGGGGGTGGTGCAACCGGTCGAGGACGTCGTCCGGCTCGTCCGCGAGGCGGCGGGCACGCGGGTGCTCGTCCACTCCGACGCGGTCCAGGCGCTCGCCAGCGCCCCGGTCGACTTCGCCGCGAGCGACCTCGACGCGCTCTCGCTGTCCGGCCACAAGCTCGGCGCCCCGGTCGGGATCGGAGCCCTGCTCGCGCAGCGAACCACGCCGCTCGCCCGGGTGCAGCACGGCGGGGGACAGGAGCGCGGCGTGCGGTCGGGCACCGTCCCCGTCGCGCTCGCGGCGGCGCTCGCGGTCGCCGTCGAGCACGCCGTCGCGTCCCGGGTGGCCGAGGGAGCGCGCCTGGCGGCGCTGCGCGAGGAGCTGGAGGCCGAGGTGCGCGCGCGGATCCCCGACGTTCGGGTGAGCGGCGCCGCCGTTCCCCGGCTGCCCGGGTTCACCCACCTCGTGCTGCCCGGTGCCGACGTCGACGCCCTGCTGTTCCTCCTCGACGCCGCCGGCGTCCAGGCCTCGGCGGGATCCGCGTGCGAGGCCGGCGTCACGCAGCCGAGCGAGGTCATGCTCGCGATGGGGGAGGACGAGCGCACGGCCCGGTCGGTGCTGCGGCTCACCCTCGGCCGCACGACGACGCGCGACGACGTCGCGGAGCTGCTCGCGGTGCTCCCCGAGGCGGTCGAGCGCGCCCGCGTGGTCGGCCGCGGTCGCTGA
- a CDS encoding glucosamine-6-phosphate deaminase — protein MAEIAIVPDAVAGGAVAARDIAAIVTRNPEAVLGLATGSTPLTTWDALAAMREEGLDLSRTTGFALDEYVGIAPGHPESYRCVIDREVVDRLGMDRARVHVPLEAGQDPTTAGAAYERAILAAGGVDVQVLGIGRNGHVGFNEPGSSLASLTRIKTLHPHTREDNARFFGGSIDDVPVHCVTQGLGTILRARRLVLLAWGEAKAEALAGAVEGPVSAVLPGSIIQLHPSVLVVADEAAASRLTGSEYYRFAWDHRDDLAASSR, from the coding sequence ATGGCCGAGATCGCCATCGTCCCCGACGCCGTCGCCGGCGGTGCCGTCGCCGCCCGCGACATCGCCGCCATCGTCACCCGCAACCCCGAGGCGGTGCTGGGACTCGCGACCGGGTCGACGCCGCTGACGACCTGGGACGCGCTCGCCGCCATGCGCGAGGAGGGCCTCGACCTCTCCCGCACGACGGGCTTCGCGCTGGACGAGTACGTCGGCATCGCCCCCGGGCACCCCGAGTCCTACCGCTGCGTCATCGACCGGGAGGTCGTCGACCGCCTGGGCATGGACCGCGCCCGCGTCCACGTGCCGCTCGAGGCGGGGCAGGACCCGACGACGGCCGGCGCCGCGTACGAGCGGGCGATCCTCGCCGCCGGCGGCGTCGACGTCCAGGTGCTCGGGATCGGTCGCAACGGCCACGTCGGGTTCAACGAGCCGGGCTCGTCGCTCGCCTCGCTCACCCGGATCAAGACGCTCCACCCGCACACCCGCGAGGACAACGCGCGGTTCTTCGGCGGCTCGATCGACGACGTCCCCGTCCACTGCGTGACGCAGGGCCTCGGCACGATCCTGCGCGCGCGCCGCCTCGTGCTGCTCGCCTGGGGCGAGGCCAAGGCCGAGGCGCTCGCCGGCGCCGTCGAGGGCCCGGTCTCGGCGGTGCTGCCGGGCTCGATCATCCAGCTCCACCCGAGCGTGCTCGTCGTCGCCGACGAGGCGGCGGCCAGCCGGCTGACGGGCTCCGAGTACTACCGGTTCGCCTGGGACCACCGAGACGACCTCGCCGCGTCGTCCAGGTAG
- a CDS encoding ABC transporter permease — protein MRGGPRWLRAIYSGNARIVLLRGLLATKTSNWAVVVSGFFEPVFYLLAMGLGLGTFIGDVTLPNGQSVPYAAFIAPALLAVSAMNGAVYDSTWNVFFKLRFAKLYQTMLTTRLGPLDVALGEISYALLRGVAYAGGFLIVMQVMGLNGSWTAVLALPAVVLIAFGFASVGMAITSYMKTFQQMDWITFVMLPMFLFSATFYPITVYPEAIQWLIKVLPLWHAVELVRGLTLGVPDSMTLVHVGYYVVMIAVGLLFTTKRLRALFQD, from the coding sequence ATGCGCGGCGGCCCGCGCTGGCTCCGCGCGATCTACTCCGGCAACGCCCGGATCGTCCTGCTGCGCGGGCTGCTCGCCACCAAGACGTCGAACTGGGCCGTCGTGGTCTCGGGCTTCTTCGAGCCGGTGTTCTACCTGCTCGCGATGGGGCTCGGGCTCGGCACGTTCATCGGCGACGTCACGCTCCCCAACGGCCAGTCCGTCCCGTACGCCGCGTTCATCGCGCCGGCGCTCCTGGCGGTCTCGGCGATGAACGGCGCGGTCTACGACTCGACCTGGAACGTGTTCTTCAAGCTCCGGTTCGCGAAGCTCTACCAGACGATGCTGACGACGCGGCTCGGTCCGCTCGACGTCGCGCTGGGCGAGATCTCCTACGCGCTGCTGCGCGGCGTCGCGTACGCGGGCGGCTTCCTCATCGTCATGCAGGTGATGGGTCTCAACGGGTCGTGGACCGCCGTGCTGGCGCTGCCGGCGGTCGTGCTCATCGCGTTCGGCTTCGCCAGCGTCGGCATGGCGATCACGAGCTACATGAAGACGTTCCAGCAGATGGACTGGATCACGTTCGTCATGCTGCCGATGTTCCTGTTCTCGGCGACGTTCTACCCGATCACGGTGTACCCCGAGGCGATCCAGTGGCTCATCAAGGTGCTGCCGCTGTGGCACGCCGTCGAGCTGGTCAGGGGGCTGACGCTCGGCGTGCCCGACTCGATGACGCTCGTCCACGTCGGCTACTACGTCGTGATGATCGCGGTCGGGCTGCTCTTCACCACCAAGCGGCTGCGCGCGCTCTTCCAGGACTGA
- a CDS encoding ABC transporter permease, with product MSESAPADGVATVNTSRYADAAAIRVNAIPVGASLDERREAALAGARKPRRLGGWYNAEAFLLSMKAYGWTIIVGGVGSPLLYLLGLGLGLAAVIPVSVADGAAGPVSYVTFVAPALLVTATIGVASEEFTYPVMGGFKWRKTFFGIAATPVSPPQIVSGLVIAVVGRMLFVSVAYYALMVVFGAVPQPGLGMLSILAGLLAGLAFGLPLLAYASSIREDKGQFALVQRFIFTPLFLFSGTFYPLDTLPVWLHPIGWLSPVWHGAQLGRWATYGAPTPGWLLAVHALALVAIAAVAGYVAGRVFTRRLR from the coding sequence TTGAGTGAGTCGGCCCCCGCCGACGGCGTCGCCACCGTCAACACCTCCCGCTACGCCGACGCGGCGGCGATCCGCGTCAACGCCATCCCGGTCGGCGCCAGCCTCGACGAGCGCCGCGAGGCGGCGCTCGCTGGCGCCCGCAAGCCCCGCCGGCTCGGCGGCTGGTACAACGCCGAGGCCTTCCTGCTCTCGATGAAGGCGTACGGCTGGACGATCATCGTCGGCGGCGTCGGCTCACCCCTGCTCTACCTGCTCGGGCTCGGGCTCGGGCTGGCGGCGGTCATCCCCGTCTCCGTCGCCGACGGCGCGGCCGGTCCCGTGAGCTACGTGACGTTCGTCGCGCCGGCGCTCCTCGTCACGGCGACGATCGGGGTGGCGTCCGAGGAGTTCACCTACCCCGTCATGGGCGGGTTCAAGTGGCGCAAGACGTTCTTCGGCATCGCCGCGACGCCGGTGTCCCCGCCGCAGATCGTGAGCGGCCTCGTCATCGCCGTGGTCGGCCGGATGCTGTTCGTCTCGGTGGCCTACTACGCGCTCATGGTCGTCTTCGGCGCGGTCCCGCAGCCCGGGCTCGGCATGCTCTCGATCCTCGCCGGGCTGCTCGCCGGTCTCGCCTTCGGGCTGCCGCTGCTCGCGTACGCGTCGAGCATCCGCGAGGACAAGGGCCAGTTCGCGCTCGTCCAGCGGTTCATCTTCACGCCGCTGTTCCTGTTCTCCGGCACGTTCTACCCCCTCGACACGCTGCCCGTCTGGCTGCACCCGATCGGCTGGCTCTCGCCGGTGTGGCACGGGGCGCAGCTCGGTCGGTGGGCGACGTACGGGGCCCCGACGCCGGGCTGGCTGCTCGCGGTGCACGCGCTCGCGCTGGTGGCCATCGCCGCCGTCGCCGGCTACGTCGCCGGGCGTGTGTTCACGAGGCGGCTGCGATGA
- a CDS encoding N-acetylglucosamine-6-phosphate deacetylase: MATSRATGTAGATTTFTDARLVDATGERRGWLRLRGDRIEAVGQGAAPAPTPRAGDGGGSDAAGADVVVDCGGAYLTPGFIDIHSHGGGGVSAEDGADALAAALAVHRAHGTTRMVLSAVSAPIPELARTLAGLADLTERDQLVLGSHAEGPFLAHGRKGAHDPAALRAPTPADVDALVEAARGTMRQVTLAPELPGGLDAVRRFVAAGVRVAVGHTEVDYAGARAAFDAGATLLTHAFNAMSPLLHRAPGPVAAALEDPRVTLELVLDGVHVHPAAALVLLRAAPGRVALITDAMAATGMGDGSYRLGALDVEVRDGVALVAGTETIAGSTLTLDVALRGAVADGLSLVEAVTALTSAPADALGEGSWLGRLAPGHAGDLVLLDDALTVTQVWAAGRRLD, translated from the coding sequence ATGGCGACGAGCAGGGCGACCGGCACGGCAGGCGCGACCACCACCTTCACCGACGCGCGCCTGGTCGACGCGACGGGCGAGCGGCGCGGCTGGCTGCGCCTGCGGGGCGATCGGATCGAGGCCGTCGGACAGGGCGCCGCCCCCGCCCCGACCCCGCGGGCCGGTGACGGCGGCGGGTCCGACGCGGCGGGCGCCGACGTCGTCGTCGACTGCGGTGGCGCCTACCTGACGCCGGGCTTCATCGACATCCACAGCCACGGCGGCGGCGGGGTGAGCGCCGAGGACGGCGCGGACGCCCTCGCCGCGGCGCTCGCGGTCCACCGCGCGCACGGCACGACGCGGATGGTGCTCTCGGCGGTCTCCGCCCCGATCCCGGAGCTGGCCCGGACGCTCGCGGGCCTCGCCGACCTCACCGAGCGGGACCAGCTCGTGCTGGGCTCGCACGCCGAGGGTCCCTTCCTCGCGCACGGGCGCAAGGGCGCGCACGACCCGGCGGCCCTGCGCGCGCCGACCCCCGCCGACGTCGACGCCCTCGTCGAGGCGGCCCGCGGCACGATGCGCCAGGTGACGCTCGCCCCCGAGCTGCCCGGCGGCCTCGACGCGGTGCGCCGGTTCGTCGCGGCCGGCGTCCGGGTCGCCGTCGGGCACACCGAGGTCGACTACGCCGGCGCGCGGGCCGCCTTCGACGCCGGCGCCACCCTGCTCACCCACGCGTTCAACGCGATGAGCCCGCTGCTGCACCGAGCTCCCGGCCCGGTCGCCGCCGCGCTGGAGGATCCGCGCGTCACGCTCGAGCTCGTGCTCGACGGCGTCCACGTCCACCCCGCCGCCGCCCTCGTCCTCCTGCGCGCGGCGCCGGGCCGCGTCGCGCTCATCACGGACGCGATGGCCGCCACCGGGATGGGCGACGGCTCCTACCGGCTCGGCGCGCTCGACGTCGAGGTGCGCGACGGCGTCGCGCTCGTCGCCGGGACGGAGACGATCGCGGGGTCGACGCTCACGCTCGACGTCGCGCTGCGCGGCGCGGTGGCCGACGGACTCTCCCTCGTCGAGGCCGTGACCGCCCTCACCAGCGCGCCGGCCGACGCTCTGGGGGAGGGGTCGTGGCTCGGCCGGCTCGCCCCCGGACACGCCGGCGACCTCGTGCTCCTCGACGACGCGCTCACCGTCACCCAGGTCTGGGCGGCGGGGCGGCGCCTCGACTAG
- a CDS encoding alpha/beta fold hydrolase has translation MSAAETVVFLHGLGDRPDDWSHQITALPGGLVGVPLGIPGLTADDESAGGGEAGAPAAFDLARAADLVADDLDRRGLDRVHLCGLSLGAMIALRLAASAPGRVRSLTLVAGQVRPPRRLMAAQLAVVRVLPERLVTSGGASKARMLAVLRGVRDVDLTPELRAIAAPTLVVCGSRDRANLAAARLIAESIPSATLGIVAGAGHRVHVERPAALSAVLNPFLSRHLAREDGPR, from the coding sequence ATGAGCGCCGCCGAGACCGTCGTCTTCCTCCACGGCCTCGGCGACCGGCCGGACGACTGGTCCCACCAGATCACCGCGCTGCCGGGAGGCCTCGTCGGCGTGCCGCTCGGCATCCCGGGCCTCACGGCCGATGACGAGTCCGCCGGCGGCGGGGAGGCCGGTGCCCCCGCCGCGTTCGACCTCGCCCGCGCGGCCGACCTGGTCGCGGACGACCTCGACCGCCGCGGCCTCGACCGGGTCCACCTGTGCGGCCTGTCGCTCGGCGCGATGATCGCCCTGCGGCTCGCGGCCTCCGCCCCGGGGCGGGTCCGTTCCCTCACGCTGGTGGCCGGACAGGTGCGGCCGCCCCGCCGCCTCATGGCCGCCCAGCTCGCCGTCGTGCGGGTGCTGCCCGAGCGGCTGGTGACCTCGGGCGGTGCGAGCAAGGCGCGGATGCTCGCGGTCCTGCGCGGCGTGCGGGACGTCGACCTCACCCCCGAGCTGCGCGCGATCGCGGCGCCGACCCTGGTGGTGTGCGGATCGAGGGACCGGGCCAACCTCGCCGCCGCGCGGCTGATCGCGGAGTCGATCCCGTCGGCGACGCTCGGCATCGTCGCGGGCGCCGGTCATCGGGTGCACGTCGAGCGGCCGGCCGCGCTGTCGGCGGTGCTCAACCCGTTCCTCTCCCGACACCTCGCGCGCGAGGACGGGCCGCGCTAG